The Cheilinus undulatus linkage group 21, ASM1832078v1, whole genome shotgun sequence region AATATGACTGAATGATTTGTCAGATTTCAAATCCGAGCCGTCAAGAAACTTTgttgtatcatttttataaaattatcaGTAGGTGAAAATTTcatcattcatgtttttaacctAAAAAAATACCTGTAGATGCTATGATCAGTCCACTGTGTTTGTTATGTAGTGTTGCATGAATTTGTTTATAGATTTTAAAGAGAGTGTTGTGGAAACTGGTAGGGAGGCAGAAAGAGACTTGTGTAGAGAAGTGACTGAAGGCGTTTGAAGTTTTTCAAAGCCCAGAAAAGCAGAAGTGTCAGTGAGAAGATTTTTGTCACAGTGTAAATCACTGTGATACAGCTTTATTGCTCTCCCATGTTTGACAGTGATAAACTGCTGAGTCTCCCTCCTCCACAGTGCTGATGATCAATCGATAATCTGATTGTGACTGATGAGTGGATGTGAACTTTGGAGAGGAGAAACCAGAGCCATACTCTGGAGAGCTCCAGCTGTGATAATTCTTAAGAATATATTGAGGAACTCCTCCAGGAATCTGTTTGTACCAGAGAGCAGCATAAGTCACCGTCCCCAGGTTACAGTCCATGGTGGCGGTCTCTCCTCTCCTTACAGTCACAACAGGAGGCTTCTGTGTCACTAGCGTCACAGCACTCACACCTGGAAACAACAAGAGGACATGGAGTCAAGAGAAACACACAGACTGATGAATCCCACATGAGCTTAAAGCTGCAGGAAGCGTCATAATAATCCATCTCAAATGATGTTgggttttaatgcagtgctccttgaggggtcaaaggtcaggccATTAATGTTAGTTTTCAGCTTTGCTCTGtgtgtgcagagatttctcccgATTCATTAGATGATATTATGGATGGTGAGACCTCTAAACTCTTTCTTTGCACATTGAGAAACGTTGAtcataaactgttggactatttgccacacagtctttcacaaagtggAGAGCCATGCAACATCACTGACTGCAGACAACTGAGCCTTTCAAGAGTGCTCCTTTTCTACGCAGTCATGGTTCCACCTCAGTTATCACCTGATTCCACTCAACCATCTTACCTGTGGAGTTTTACAGCCGTTTTGAGAGCATTCCACAGATTTCCCAATCTTTtcttgcccctgtcccaactattttggaaggCTGTGAATTCCTCAAATTCAGAGTGTGTGTTGTAttccaaaaaacaaaccaaatgaaCAAAGACTAtagtcattttaaatttaaaatatttttttctttccactgaattcaattgtttttaaaggatttggaaatcactgttttctgttttatttcacatttcacaTCCAAAATTCTTGGAATCAGAGGCCAAATATCTTCATTCTAAATTCATGCTCTGTTATTTTTCCAGAATATTTCCAGATGAAAACAATGAATCTTTTTGCTGAGCTGTTGTGTATCACAACCTATCAAGTattaaataacactttttttaagttcaataaagaaacacaatgtAACGTTTTTATAAATGCAGATCGTACATTTAGGTCACTACAAGTCAGATCACACCTTGAGAAAGAGTTTTCAgagtgaaaaagtcaaaaagcaGAAGTGAATAGTGAGGAGGTTTTTTTCATACTCTCTCCTTAGCAGAGTTATCCCATGTGCTGCAGAAATACTGAGCAGTGTCTCCTGTCTCTGCTCTCTTTATGATGAACTGATAATCTATGCTTGATGAGGATTTAGAGTTGAATCGGTCTGAGGAGAATCCTGATCCAAAGTAGGGTGAACTGTGATCATAATAAAATCTCAGAACATACTGAGGAACTCCACCAGGAACCTGTTTGTACCAGGAGACATATCTGTTGTCATCTCTCTGGATGTTACATTGGAGGACGACCTCTTGTCCTGTAGAAACTGTGAGGACAGCAGGCGTCTGGGTCAGCACGATCACTGCATCAACAtctgtgagacagagagaaaaagacatgaGTGAAAGGTGTGAGTGTGAAATGATGGTGTGTGAGAGGACTGAGAAGAATCTCTTACAAGTTAGAGCAGTGATGAGAGTGAGCAGAGTCCACAGCATGTTGTCAGTGTGTGCTGTAAACGTCCCTGACTGTCCAGCTGAGAGGTGAGCAGGGTTGgagtgagaggagaagagaCACTGAAGCTTATAAAGAcactgaggagaggaggaggagtttacacactcattttttaaaatgctttaaactcAGATCATCTTTGATACAATTGCTGACGGGTTACTTTAGTaatgaagctaatatgtttatatacaatatgttttttttccagcattCTAAGATTTTTTAAGCAAGAAATGAATATCTCTGCTGTGAACTGTTTTGATAAAAAAGGATAGGTTGACCTATTTTTCTTAAACCACGTTAAGTTGGCCCCAAAgaccatttttacaaatattcaATGTTTGCAAAAAATTTCCCCAGCTGTTAAGACCTGTTTAGTCCAACACGTTTCCATGATTCTCAAACATCATTTTAATTTCACCTTCTACACAGTCAATCTTTATAAAATTTTCCatctgtgaaatatttaatctgtttttgcatttcaaagtaTCTGAAAATATTTCATCTGGAGGAGAATACTCCACATGTTGCAAATAATTTCATCTTTTGTAAAATATGTTTCAGTTTGCATGGTGTAGAACATTCTAGTAAATGTTTCATCTCATTTGACCTTCAGTAAAATTTTTCTTCTGCAAATATTTCTCCTTCTTTGGTCATCAGCTGTAAAATTATACGTTGAAGGTTGAAATAATTAACAGAAGGTCAGATATTTTTCAAGTGATTTTCTTTCTCCATGTTGTTGAatgtctttgcattttttatggtttttgcAGTAATTCAATATCTTCAGTCAACTCTGGGAGCCTCATACATCTGTGGAtgattaattaaaatgttttttaaaaaagtatatgcaatgtttttttctcttttataaaAGCAAATCTTTTACtgacttttgctgttttttgtgtctttttgccCAGAGAAACTCTGAGCTAGTAAGGGAGAGGACTAAATAAATTGAATGTTTTGTGATATAATGAAAAAAGTTAAATCTAGTCCATGAGCTTTATAGCAGCCTTGCAATCccatttttattgaattatttgGAGGTTATGAAATATGATTATATTTCCTTAAgctgaactgaaaaaaaagcctgaaaatgttTGGTTCTGTACTCTGTGGgtgttacataaaaataaaactttattatattcactgcttttaaagaaaacattcaggAAACTGGTTGGCAGTGACAAAAACTCTTGTGCAGAGAAGTGACTGATGGTATAAGAAGTGTCTCAGAGACTGAAAAAGCAGAAGTTTTCAGTGAGGAGGTTTTTTGTCACAGTGTAAATCACTGATACATTCTGCTTAGCAGAGTCGTCCCATGTTTGACAGTAATAAACTGCTGAGTCTCCCTCCTCCACAGTGCTGATGATCAATCGATAATCTGATTGTGACTGATGAGTGGATGTGAACTTTGGAGAGGAGAAACCAGAGCCATAGCTTGGAGAGCTCCCGTGATAGTTCCTCAGAACATACTGAGGAACTCCTCCAGGAATCTGTTTGTACCAGCGAGCACCACTGCCAGTCACTGTCCCCAGGTTACAGTCCATGGTGGCggtctctcctctcctcacagACACAACAGGAGGCTTCTGTGTCACCAGCGTCACAGCACTCACACCTGGAAACAACAAAAGGACATGGAGTCAAGAGAAAAACACGGACTGATGAATCCAACATGAGCTCAAAGCTGCAGGAAGTCAGCCTCCTTACATGTTAgagcagtgatgagagagagcaGAGTCCACAGCATGTTGTCAGTGTGTGCTGAGAATGGCCTTGTGACTTGGAGAGTggagaggaggagctggaggagcaaTTTAAGAGCACACTGAGACTGACAGAGACTGACAGGAGGAAGAGTTTCGTGTTGATCTGGAGGGTTTAGCACTTTTGTTTCTTCTCTTCAAAATGTCACACATCTTCCTTGTCTAACCATCAATGCACTGGAATGGCATCATGCTGAAAGTATGTCTATTGTTTTCGCTTATTCAACTATTACAAGTTTTAAGTTGCCTCAGAAACTTTAAGAGTAATGCAACCAAAAAACTTGAAACTTCAGCATGATTCCAGTCAGGCATGAAAAAGACTCATTTGCATGAGTCTAACTAAAGACAAGAGACACGCAGGTGCATCCTGTAAATGAGAGGAAGATGTTAAATAAGAGGGAATTTTTTCAAGTAAATTCAAATATGTGGTATGCATACAAATTGTGAATGAATGAAATACAACTGTGTGGCTGTTTTGTTAGACATTAGGATAAATTTAGCTATAGTGCCCCCTCCTGGCATACACCTGCCTCTGTAGGATGAACACTGTTATAAGACTAGATCTTGAGTAAAACCACATGATCAAAACATGCAGCGTCTGTGccacatatacagtgcttaacaaatttattagaccaccacccaaagtaaggtttatgccacagctgccctaaattaacagcattggtaattaccagaatcattttttatgattctgcaatggttaatacaccaatatgtagaagctctttaacccaaatgatatttttaatgctaaaacataattattactgttatccatgaattttcaaatttactgatgtacaaaaaaccttaaaaaatagtaaagcacattaatatgtcttgattaatatgtcaaattatagttatttacttgcatttctgaacagaaaaatgaatttagtggttgaatggtatgcttgattaatttctgacttctcagagaagcccagtgagccggttcaaatttgggtataaaaaggtgaaatcagtttgaaattcctcattcctgttcaaaatggtaaaacgtgaagagctcactgaaaatgaaagagtccgcattaaagcacttcatgatgctggatggtctttgagacaaatatgacaggtggtctaataaatttgttaagcactgtacatttgttttttctacattttttccTGGAATATTTCTGTACACAGGTGGATAAGGTGTTGTTTTGGTAGGTTTATATCATTTTAAGTATTTCCTCAAGGCATTTTCTTCCATCGGTTGTTGTGATTAGCCAATAATTGTTAACTGTGTTGGCTGTGGTGAGTATTGCTACCAGTATGCCATTATTACTGCCATGATACGTGTATGAATTACTGTTACTAAGGGGACAGAGAAATGACttgtctctcagaagtaaaaagCTAAAATCTGATTAGGTCTGTGATCAAACATGAGATAAAgataaacaagtttttttttttccataaccAGCTTTTGCTCTTATCTGAACCTATCTACCACATTTATTAGCAGAAATGGCGACATATTTGACATCTTTGTTAGAGGAAATGGTTCAAATTGTGGAAGTCAGTTAACAAATTTACCAGAAGGGGGCACTAAAGTAGAGAACAGACCACCTCTACcgatctattttatttttttatttatctgttaaTCTAACAGGGAGGACCCACTGAGAGTGAAGTCTCTTTTCTAGGGATGCCCTGCATTtacacagaaacagaacaaaTGAAAGTAATAACACAGCAATAACAATATCGATTACATACAAACTCATTAAAAGACACAAttatatttacaagaaacatGTCAGTTCtgctgttaaaacattttttaaaaatcacagacaTTTTCCTTGAGTAGTTCTGACACTAGCGCTTTAATAACACCATAAGAAACAAGAGACGGCAGCTCAGCTGTCAGCTGGAAATTGTTCCACATAATGGGTGCAGCAAGACAAAAAGCAGTCTTACCCCATTCAGTCCtaaactttggtgtttttaaaatgatccagTTTTGGGCTCTGGTTGCATGGGTTGAAATGTTTATAGACAGAACTGAAGTCAGGTGAGGAGGGAGTTTAGCAATGAGtgctctgtaaataaacagaatactCTGCTGCTTTCTATGCTGACTCAGTGACGGCCAGCCAACAGAACGATACAAGTCACAATGATGAGTTCAAATCTATCACCAGTGATAAATCAAAGAGCACTGCATCTAAAGGCTTCAAGACAGAAGCAGTAGCATGTGCATAGAGAGTGTCACTATAATCTAAAACTGGCAGAACTGTAGCCTGGACAATCTTTTTTCTGTTACACATTGTCAGACAGGATTTATTCCTATAGAAAAAACCAAGTTGAGGCCTAATTTTCCTAATCAAGCAAGAAATGTGTGATCTAAAAGACAAATCCTGATCCAACCAGATACCCATGTATTCAGTGTCTATATTTTCTAATGTTGACAGTGCAACAAAGAGTTCAGTGTTTTGTCTGGtgaaaaacatgtattttgtttttttggggttCAGCATAAGTTTAAGGTGGATAAGAGCTTGTTTGAAAGAATTAAAATCAGTTTGTAGCTGTGACAGAGCTTGGCCGTTAGAGGGCGCAATAGAGTATAATATTATGTCATCAGCAAACAGATGAAGCttagaatttttattttatttggaatatatatatatttggcagcttagcatatatatatatatatatatatatatatatatatatatatatatatatataccgtTTTTTTTGCCCGTCCTCTATgtgtttcttccttttttgtctCTCCTCCCATGCTCGGTTTCTCCTTAATGTGAAAAGCATTTCATCCCCAGATCAATAAGTGTGTTTTAATATCTCTCAGACAATGCTCTTAATTACTTTTTTTACttactggccactttattaggtgcTCTTTAACTAAGCTAATCAGCTACAAACATGGCAGACACTCAACGCATTTAGACATGTGGACATGGTCAAGACGACTCTCTGAAGTTCAAACCTCACAATGTGTAACAGTTTAACATTAAGACAGAAGTAATTTGcaggtgtttttcttttatctgttAGATACTGAAACGTTGTTTTCTGTGACTGAATTTTGCAGTTGCATAAAGaagtcaaacttttttcaaatgcaagcaaatgaacttttttgaaagatttatcCATGTCAAAAACTTAACAACATCCCACTCATTTGATTACTCTTTCATAGTTTAATACATAGTTTT contains the following coding sequences:
- the LOC121529316 gene encoding immunoglobulin lambda-1 light chain-like; translation: MLWTLLSLITALTCVSAVTLVTQKPPVVSVRRGETATMDCNLGTVTGSGARWYKQIPGGVPQYVLRNYHGSSPSYGSGFSSPKFTSTHQSQSDYRLIISTVEEGDSAVYYCQTWDDSAKQNVFGQGTKLIVTSSSLPPPVLTVFPPSSAELQSNKASLVCLSSQSVQFADVVWLSAGSPVSAGISTSTAVQQPDQTFHISSSLSIQTSDWSMDRVYTCRVSVGSQSSEKTINKSQCTTEE